In Dromaius novaehollandiae isolate bDroNov1 chromosome 2, bDroNov1.hap1, whole genome shotgun sequence, one DNA window encodes the following:
- the ITGB1 gene encoding integrin beta-1 isoform X4: MAEANLKLLTWAGCLYCLIWSAFAQQGGSDCIKANAKSCGECIQAGPNCGWCKKTDFLQEGEPTSARCDDLAALKSKGCPTEDIENPRGSKQVLEDREVTNRKIGAAEKLKPEAITQIQPQKLVLKLRVGEPQTFSLKFKRAEDYPIDLYYLMDLSYSMKDDLENVKSLGTALMFEMEKITSDFRIGFGSFVEKTVMPYISTTPAKLRNPCTGDQNCTSPFSYKNVLSLTSEGNKFNELVGKQHISGNLDSPEGGFDAIMQVAVCGEQIGWRNVTRLLVFSTDAGFHFAGDGKLGGIVLPNDGKCHLENNMYTMSHYYDYPSIAHLVQKLSENNIQTIFAVTEEFQAVYKELKNLIPKSAVGTLSSNSSNVIQLIIDAYNSLSSEVILENSKLPKGVTISYKSYCKNGVNDTQEDGRKCSNISIGDEVKFEISVTANECPKKGQNETIKIKPLGFTEEVEINLQFVCECQCQSEGEANSPACHEGNGTFECGACRCNEGRIGRLCECSTDEVNSEDMDAYCRRENSTEICSNNGECICGQCVCKKRENTNEVYSGKYCECDNFNCDRSNGLICGGNGICKCRVCECFPNFTGSACDCSLDTLPCMASNGQICNGRGTCECGTCNCTDPKFQGPTCEMCQTCLGVCAEHKDCVQCRAFNKGEKKETCSQECMYFNMTRVESRDKLPQPGQPDPLSHCKEKDVDDCWFYFTYSVNSNGEANVHVVETPECPSGPDIIPIVAGVVAGIVLIGLALLLIWKLLMIIHDRREFAKFEKEKMNAKWDTQENPIYKSPINNFKNPNYGRKAGL; the protein is encoded by the exons GACTTTTTGCAAGAAGGAGAACCAACGTCTGCCCGATGTGATGACTTGGCAGCACTAAAGAGTAAAGGCTGCCCTACAGAAGATATAGAAAATCCCAGAGGTAGTAAACAGGTGCTTGAAGATAGAGAGGTAACAAATCGTAAGATAGGTGCTGCAGAGAAGCTGAAACCAGAGGCCATTACACAGATCCAGCCACAAAAATTAGTACTGAAGCTAAGAGTTG GGGAACCccaaacattttcattaaaattcaagAGAGCTGAAGATTACCCTATAGATCTTTATTATCTTATGGACCTCTCCTATTCCATGAAAGATGATTTAGAGAATGTGAAAAGTCTTGGAACTGCTCTGatgtttgaaatggaaaaaataacttCAGACTTTCGAATTG GCTTTGGCTCTTTTGTGGAGAAAACTGTGATGCCATATATAAGTACAACACCAGCCAAACTCAGAAATCCCTGTACAGGTGACCAGAACTGTACAAGTCCATTTAGCTATAAAAATGTGCTCAGCCTTACCAGTGAAGGAAATAAATTCAATGAACTTGTAGGTAAACAACACATTTCTGGCAATTTGGATTCTCCTGAAGGTGGATTTGATGCAATAATGCAAGTTGCAGTTTGTGGA GAACAAATTGGATGGAGAAATGTTACAAGACTATTAGTGTTTTCCACGGATGCTGGATTTCACTTTGCAGGAGATGGTAAACTTGGTGGAATTGTTTTGCCAAATGATGGGAAATGTCATCTGGAAAATAATATGTACACGATGAGCCACTATTAT GATTATCCCTCTATTGCTCATCTGGTACAGAAGCTTAGCGAGAACAATATTCAGACAATTTTTGCTGTTACTGAAGAGTTTCAAGCAGTTTACAAG gaactgaaaaatctAATACCAAAATCAGCGGTGGGAACATTGTCTTCAAACTCTAGCAATGTTATTCAGCTGATCATAGATGCATACAAT TCCCTTTCTTCAGAGGTTATCCTGGAGAACAGTAAGCTACCAAAAGGAGTGACAATCAGTTATAAATCTTACTGCAAGAATGGTGTGAATGACACACAAGAAGATGGAAGAAAATGTTCTAACATTTCAATTGGAGATGAG GTTAAATTTGAGATTAGTGTAACAGCTAATGAATGTccaaagaaaggacaaaatgaaacAATTAAAATTAAACCACTAGGTTTCACTGAAGAAGTGGAAATTAATCTCCAGTTTGTCTGTGAATGTCAGTGTCAAAGTGAAGGAGAAGCTAATAGTCCAGCCTGCCATGAGGGAAATGGCACATTTGAATGTGGTGCATGCAG ATGTAATGAAGGACGTATTGGAAGACTTTGCGAATGTAGTACGGATGAAGTAAATAGTGAGGATATGGATGCTTACTGTAGGAGGGAGAACAGCACAGAAATATGTAGTAACAATGGAGAATGCATTTGTGGACAATGTGtatgcaagaaaagagaaaacaccaATGAAGTGTATTCTGGCAAATATTGTGAATGTGATAACTTCAACTGTGATCGATCAAATGGTTTGATTTGCGGAG GAAATGGTATCTGCAAATGTAGAGTGTGTGAGTGTTTCCCCAACTTCACTGGCAGTGCTTGTGATTGCTCTTTGGATACTCTTCCATGTATGGCATCTAATGGGCAGATTTGCAACGGAAGAGGAACCTGTGAATGTGGAACTTGTAACTGTACAGATCCCAAATTCCAAGGCCCCACATGTGAAATGTGTCAGACTTGCCTTGGTGTCTGTGCAGAGCACAA GGACTGTGTTCAATGCAGAGCCTtcaataaaggagaaaagaaggaaacatgTTCTCAGGAATGTATGTATTTCAACATGACGCGGGTAGAAAGCCGAGACAAGTTGCCGCAGCCTGGACAGCCTGATCCGTTGTCTCACTGCAAAGAGAAGGATGTTGATGACTGCTGGTTCTACTTCACGTACTCCGTCAACTCCAACGGTGAAGCCAATGTCCATGTGGTGGAGACGCCAG AATGCCCCAGTGGCCCTGACATCATTCCCATCGTAGCTGGTGTGGTTGCTGGAATTGTTCTCATTGGACTTGCATTATTATTGATTTGGAAACTACTAATGATCATTCACGACAGAAGAGAGTTTGCTAAATTTGAAAAGGAGAAGATGAATGCCAAGTGGGACACG CAAGAAAATCCAATATACAAGAGCCCTATTAACAATTTCAAGAATCCAAACTATGGACGTAAAGCTGGTCTCTAA
- the ITGB1 gene encoding integrin beta-1 isoform X3: protein MLEYQANLKLLTWAGCLYCLIWSAFAQQGGSDCIKANAKSCGECIQAGPNCGWCKKTDFLQEGEPTSARCDDLAALKSKGCPTEDIENPRGSKQVLEDREVTNRKIGAAEKLKPEAITQIQPQKLVLKLRVGEPQTFSLKFKRAEDYPIDLYYLMDLSYSMKDDLENVKSLGTALMFEMEKITSDFRIGFGSFVEKTVMPYISTTPAKLRNPCTGDQNCTSPFSYKNVLSLTSEGNKFNELVGKQHISGNLDSPEGGFDAIMQVAVCGEQIGWRNVTRLLVFSTDAGFHFAGDGKLGGIVLPNDGKCHLENNMYTMSHYYDYPSIAHLVQKLSENNIQTIFAVTEEFQAVYKELKNLIPKSAVGTLSSNSSNVIQLIIDAYNSLSSEVILENSKLPKGVTISYKSYCKNGVNDTQEDGRKCSNISIGDEVKFEISVTANECPKKGQNETIKIKPLGFTEEVEINLQFVCECQCQSEGEANSPACHEGNGTFECGACRCNEGRIGRLCECSTDEVNSEDMDAYCRRENSTEICSNNGECICGQCVCKKRENTNEVYSGKYCECDNFNCDRSNGLICGGNGICKCRVCECFPNFTGSACDCSLDTLPCMASNGQICNGRGTCECGTCNCTDPKFQGPTCEMCQTCLGVCAEHKDCVQCRAFNKGEKKETCSQECMYFNMTRVESRDKLPQPGQPDPLSHCKEKDVDDCWFYFTYSVNSNGEANVHVVETPECPSGPDIIPIVAGVVAGIVLIGLALLLIWKLLMIIHDRREFAKFEKEKMNAKWDTQENPIYKSPINNFKNPNYGRKAGL from the exons GACTTTTTGCAAGAAGGAGAACCAACGTCTGCCCGATGTGATGACTTGGCAGCACTAAAGAGTAAAGGCTGCCCTACAGAAGATATAGAAAATCCCAGAGGTAGTAAACAGGTGCTTGAAGATAGAGAGGTAACAAATCGTAAGATAGGTGCTGCAGAGAAGCTGAAACCAGAGGCCATTACACAGATCCAGCCACAAAAATTAGTACTGAAGCTAAGAGTTG GGGAACCccaaacattttcattaaaattcaagAGAGCTGAAGATTACCCTATAGATCTTTATTATCTTATGGACCTCTCCTATTCCATGAAAGATGATTTAGAGAATGTGAAAAGTCTTGGAACTGCTCTGatgtttgaaatggaaaaaataacttCAGACTTTCGAATTG GCTTTGGCTCTTTTGTGGAGAAAACTGTGATGCCATATATAAGTACAACACCAGCCAAACTCAGAAATCCCTGTACAGGTGACCAGAACTGTACAAGTCCATTTAGCTATAAAAATGTGCTCAGCCTTACCAGTGAAGGAAATAAATTCAATGAACTTGTAGGTAAACAACACATTTCTGGCAATTTGGATTCTCCTGAAGGTGGATTTGATGCAATAATGCAAGTTGCAGTTTGTGGA GAACAAATTGGATGGAGAAATGTTACAAGACTATTAGTGTTTTCCACGGATGCTGGATTTCACTTTGCAGGAGATGGTAAACTTGGTGGAATTGTTTTGCCAAATGATGGGAAATGTCATCTGGAAAATAATATGTACACGATGAGCCACTATTAT GATTATCCCTCTATTGCTCATCTGGTACAGAAGCTTAGCGAGAACAATATTCAGACAATTTTTGCTGTTACTGAAGAGTTTCAAGCAGTTTACAAG gaactgaaaaatctAATACCAAAATCAGCGGTGGGAACATTGTCTTCAAACTCTAGCAATGTTATTCAGCTGATCATAGATGCATACAAT TCCCTTTCTTCAGAGGTTATCCTGGAGAACAGTAAGCTACCAAAAGGAGTGACAATCAGTTATAAATCTTACTGCAAGAATGGTGTGAATGACACACAAGAAGATGGAAGAAAATGTTCTAACATTTCAATTGGAGATGAG GTTAAATTTGAGATTAGTGTAACAGCTAATGAATGTccaaagaaaggacaaaatgaaacAATTAAAATTAAACCACTAGGTTTCACTGAAGAAGTGGAAATTAATCTCCAGTTTGTCTGTGAATGTCAGTGTCAAAGTGAAGGAGAAGCTAATAGTCCAGCCTGCCATGAGGGAAATGGCACATTTGAATGTGGTGCATGCAG ATGTAATGAAGGACGTATTGGAAGACTTTGCGAATGTAGTACGGATGAAGTAAATAGTGAGGATATGGATGCTTACTGTAGGAGGGAGAACAGCACAGAAATATGTAGTAACAATGGAGAATGCATTTGTGGACAATGTGtatgcaagaaaagagaaaacaccaATGAAGTGTATTCTGGCAAATATTGTGAATGTGATAACTTCAACTGTGATCGATCAAATGGTTTGATTTGCGGAG GAAATGGTATCTGCAAATGTAGAGTGTGTGAGTGTTTCCCCAACTTCACTGGCAGTGCTTGTGATTGCTCTTTGGATACTCTTCCATGTATGGCATCTAATGGGCAGATTTGCAACGGAAGAGGAACCTGTGAATGTGGAACTTGTAACTGTACAGATCCCAAATTCCAAGGCCCCACATGTGAAATGTGTCAGACTTGCCTTGGTGTCTGTGCAGAGCACAA GGACTGTGTTCAATGCAGAGCCTtcaataaaggagaaaagaaggaaacatgTTCTCAGGAATGTATGTATTTCAACATGACGCGGGTAGAAAGCCGAGACAAGTTGCCGCAGCCTGGACAGCCTGATCCGTTGTCTCACTGCAAAGAGAAGGATGTTGATGACTGCTGGTTCTACTTCACGTACTCCGTCAACTCCAACGGTGAAGCCAATGTCCATGTGGTGGAGACGCCAG AATGCCCCAGTGGCCCTGACATCATTCCCATCGTAGCTGGTGTGGTTGCTGGAATTGTTCTCATTGGACTTGCATTATTATTGATTTGGAAACTACTAATGATCATTCACGACAGAAGAGAGTTTGCTAAATTTGAAAAGGAGAAGATGAATGCCAAGTGGGACACG CAAGAAAATCCAATATACAAGAGCCCTATTAACAATTTCAAGAATCCAAACTATGGACGTAAAGCTGGTCTCTAA